In Desulfomicrobium macestii, the genomic window CTGCGCCGTCAAGCTGCCCGTGACCCAGCACCCCGCCCCACTGGCGGATCATGTGGTGGAACTCAAAAAAAGTTACCGATTCGGATCAGACAGCGGCATCGCGGCCCTGAGCGAACTCATCCGGGACGGAAAGGCCCAGGAGGCCGCGGCGTTGCTGGAAGAAAGGCATGCGGATCTGGAGATGATGCACGGCACAGGGCCAAGGGCCCTTGAGGCTTCGGTGGCGCCGCTGCTGCGCGAGGCGTTCGGGGAACTTGGCGGGACAACCGGACCCGCACGGGCCTTTGAGATTTTCGCGGCCCTGCGCCTTCTCTCACCGGTCCGCAAAGGGCCGCGCGGGACCGAGGCCCTCAATCGTCTGGCAGGCCAGATCCTGGTGGGACAGGCCTTCGAAGCCTGGTACCCGGGCCGACCGGTCATGATTCTCGAGAACGATTACAATCTGGGCCTGTTCAACGGGGATGTCGGCATCGCCCTGTCCGTGGACGGACAGCTGCGGATCTTCTTTCCCGGCGAGGAAGGCTTTGCCTCCTTCTCCCCAGCCCGCCTGCCACGGCACGAGACCTGTTACGCCATGACCGTGCACAAGAGCCAGGGTTCGGAATTCGGGCATACCGTGCTGGTCCTGCCCGAAGAGCCCTGCCAGGTTCTGGGCCGCGAACTCCTCTACACCGCCCTGACACGGGCCAAAAAACGCTTCACCCTGATCGGAACCCCACGACAGGTCAAAGACGCAGTACAAAATCCGGCGCGTCGCGATTCGGGATTGGGGGAGATGCTGGCCCAGTGCAGGACTCAGGCCTGATATTCACGAAGCGTTTTGGCATAGATGGAAAAAAGCCGATCCATGCAACGCTCAATCGTATATCCATCCACGATCCTGCGCCCCGCATCCGCCAACTTCTGATGCAAATCAGGATCGTCAAGCAAGACAGAAAGCTGTGACGCGATGCTTTCCCCGGAAAAATCACAGACAAGCGATGCTTCCAAGCACACTTCAAGCGAAGGTACTACTCGGGATACAACGGCAGGAATTCCGCAATACATTGCTTCAAGATGCACATTCCCGAAACCTTCAAAAAGAGACGGCATGGCAAGAATATCCGACCCTCGTAAAAATGCCCCCACATCCGTTCTGTATCCCGTCAGGATGACCCGGCCCTCCAAACCCATGTCTGAAATCATCGATTCGTAGAGATCGCGCTTGCTCCCTTCACCAACCAGAACCAGGGAAACGTCTTTTCCGGAATCAACAAGAATCTTCAGAGCCCCAATGAGACCTTCAAAATTCTTTTGCTCAACATATCTTCCAATACCAATTATGATTTTCCCACTTAACCCATACATCGCATGCAAGTCGTGCGGCTCAAAATCAAGGCGAGACGTGTCTATTCCATTATGCAAAACAAACTTTTTTCTTTTGAACAAATTATGATCAGAATCTACAATACGGTCTACAGCATGAGAAACAGATATATACGCAGTTGTAAAAAAAGATAAAATTTTATTCGAAAATATTCTACTTATTTTTTTTTCTTTTTTTGTATTATGTATATGCGTCAAAACAGGCTTAGAAAGACCTACAGATGAAATTCTTCCAAAATAATCACCGCTATTATGCATGGTATGAATAATATCCGGTGAATACTTCTTCAGTTCTTTTCTGAGCTTAAAAGCAGTATCAAGCCGATGTGAAGATGCCGCGGAATTTTTTTTGCCGATATTTATCACATCCAGACCGGCAGCGTAAAATTCAGGCAATTTCAAGCCTGTTCCGGAAACGTTGAAGATTTTACATGAATACGTCCCTGAATTTTTCATTCTCAAGGCCACGTCGAAAAGCCAATTTTCAACGCCACCAAAAGGCAGTCCGCCAACAACATACGCAATCTTGATCATCACATCTCCGGCAGCACGTAACCGTGCCTTGTCATGAATATATCAACCATCGGCAACACCGTATGGACTTGTCCGAAACCCAAATTCATCCATCCACATCCCAAAAAAACCTGCTTGAGCGAATAGCCGCAGCATGCATATGGCCGAAATATGTTACGGTACGCACTCATGAAAAACCACGACTTTTTTGCTATCCCAACTATTAACTACAGCAAATTGCATCCATTTCTTGCCAAACAAGGGACAAGGACGCTACGCTTCCCAAAAAAGCAACATCATGGAGTCCGTCATGGCAACCATAATCGAATCCTGGAAAAAACTGACGTGGTGGCAAAAGTCGCTTTTCGTGACAACTGTTTGCGTGGCCCTTTACGCCGCAATCGGATTCCTTCTGCTCCCGCGCATCGCGAGCTACGTACTTGCCGAGAAACTTTCTCCGGCCTTGAGCCGTAAGGTCAGCGTCGGGGAAATTCGCATCAATCCTTTTGCCATGACCGCGGACATCTCCGATTTCGCCATCAGCGAAAAAGACGGCAGCGGTGAGTTTGTCGCCTTCGACGCGCTGCACGCCAACCTGGAACTCAGTTCCATCCCGCGTCTGGCTCTGGTCGTCCGCGAGGCGCGCCTCGATGGTCCGCGCATTCATATTCGCCTCGACCAGGATGGGCAAACCAATTTTGCGGATCTCACCGACGCGCCCGAATCGACACAGCCCAAGGACTCTTCGGAGCCCATGTTGCTGCCGATCATTGTCGAACCCTTCACGCTTGGCAACGGCACGCTGGTTCTCGAAGACCAGGCCAGGGGCGTGACCCATGTCGTGGACCGGATCCAGTTCAATCTGCCCCAGTTCTCATCGCGCAAGAAGGACTGGGAAACCTTCATGACGCCGACCCTGTCCTTTCGGGTCAATGGAGCGCCTTTCAACCTCGAAGGGCAGACAACCCCCTTTTCCGACTCCCTCAAAACCGACTTCGATCTGAACGTCATCGACTTGGCGCTGCCCCAATACTGGGTGTATGCCATGGCCCGCGAGAATCTCAAGCTCGCCGGGGGTTTCCTCAATCTGGAGAGCAAACTCTCCTTCGAACAGCACGAGGACACCCTGCCCACCTTCTCCTTGCAGGGAACCATCACAGGGCGCGACATCGAATTGACCGACGACGGAGAGCCGGTGCTTTCCGCCGCCAGGACCGAGATCGTCATTGATGACATCTCCATCCTGAACCTCAAGCTCGGCCTGCATTCCGTGGTCCTGGAGCGGCCCTTTGCGCGGATCGTGCGCAAGAGGGACGGAAGCCTGAACTGGATGCACTATTTCGTGCCTGACGAGAGCAGGGAGGCTCACGCCGCAAAAAACGGCACGTTCCCGGACGCGGCCTTGGCCGGGAACGCCACGGTCGCCATGGCCGAGGCTGAAAATGCCACGCATACGGCAAGCGCGGGCCAGACCCTTATTGTCGAGGCGAATAACGCGACCGCGCAGGAAATCCCGGAGATCGACAACGCCACGGTCGCCAGACGCGAAACCGCCAAAACCCTGCTTTTACAGGTCCCCAAGATCCGCCTGACGGACGGACGGGTCCTCTTCCTGGACGAGACCACCTCTTTCACCAAGGACATCGAGTCCCTGGATCTGACCATCACGGATCTCGACACCTCGCTCAACGCAACCTCCGTGGCCGGTCTGCGGATGCGCACGGCCGACGGGGAGTCCATCGATTCCAATGCGACTTTTTCCGTCTTACCTTTCCGCGTACAGGCCCGTATCGAGGCCCGCGAATTGGATATTCCCTCATACGAGCCCTATTTCAGGGATGCGCTTCCACTGACTCTGGCCAATGCCAGGGCCGACGCCGACGTCCGCTTTGCCATCGATGGAGAGGACAAGGCGCCGCGCCTTGAAGATTCGTCTCTTGAAATTCGCGATCTGAGCCTGAAGGCGGCGGAAGGAGCCGGGGAAATAAGGCTCGGCCGGGCGGCCCTGGACAAGATATTCCTCGACATGGCCAGCCGGGATGTTCGCACCGGCGTGTTCACCCTTGAAGGGGGCACTGTCTCCACCGCGCTGGACAAAGAGGGCCGCGCCCGGCTCATCGCCGCGCTGCAGGGCGCACCCGCCAAAAAGGCGCAGGGCGCCACGCCAAAATCAGACTCCAAAGCCACGGCCTGGGCCATCGCCATGGATGGAGCATCCGTAACGGGCCTGGACCTGACAACCCCGGACAAGGACGCCCCCACCCCCATCAAGGTTGAATCCCTGCAGGTCGGACCTGTGGACATCGACACCGGCGCGAGGTCCGTCGGCATCGGCCCTGTCGAAATTGGTCTTGAAGTGGCCCTCCTCCGCCAGGAAAACGGCGACATCAACCTCGCGAAGCTCTTCGCGCCCGCGCAGAATGGCGCCCCCAAGGCCGCCGCTCCCGCCAGGACGTCGGCACCCGCCTGGGCCGTGACCGTGGAGCAATTCTCCCTGGCCGGGACCAGGGTCTCGCTGACGGACAAGACCCTGGCCAAACCCGTGCGGCTGGACATGGACCGGATCGCCTTTGTGGCCAAGAAACCGTCCACCGACCTCGGCAGGTCCGTCCCCGTCACCCTGTCCTGTCGGGTGGAGGAAACAGGCACCATCAAGGCCTCGGGCGAAATCGTCCCGGCCACCATGACCACCCGGGGAACCCTCGATTTGTCCGGGATTCCCCTGTCCCTGGCTTCGGCTTATGTAGCGGACGTAGCCGCCATCGACATTCCGGCCGGCAGACTGGGCGGCAAACTGGAATGGCTCATGGGCGGCAAGACCGGAGACCGGATATCCGGCTCCCTGCGCGTCAGCGGGCTGCGGGTCACCGAAGGCCGTTCGCGGACCGAACTGTTCGGTTTCAAGACCCTGGACGTAAGCAGGCTCAACCTGCAACTTTCGCCACTGGCCCTGAATATCGCGAGTGTGGATCTGACCGAACCGCGCGGCGGCTTTGTCATCGACGCTCAGGGCAAGACCAGCCTGGATCGTATAGCACCGACCACCCGGAAAAAGGCGCCCGCTAAACCGGCATCCAAATCCGAAGGGCTCACGGCGCTGGAAATTGGCACCGTAAATATCAAGCAAGGCCGCTTCTCATTTGCCGATAAATCCCTTTCACCGCAGTTCGAATCCGTCATCTCACCGCTGGATTTGACCGTGACGGGTTTTTCCCTGGACCCGGCGAAGCGCACGCAGCTGGACCTGACGGCCATCATCGACGGCTCCGCGCCCATCACCGCCAAGGGGTGGGTCTCACCGCTCAAGACTCCCGTGGAAGCAAACAGCACCGTGACCCTGCGTAATCTGGATCTGGTCGGGCTGTCGTCCTATTCCTCGAAATTCATAGCCTATCCCGTAACGCGCGGACAGCTGGATTGGGAAATGAACGTGCGCACCGAAGCCAGCAAGCTAGCCATGGGCAATGCCATCAAGGCCCGCCAGCTCGAACTGGGCGACAAGGTCGAATCCCCGGACGCCGCCGACGTGCCGATCAAGCTGGGGCTCGCCCTGCTCAGGGACATGTCCGGCAACATCACCATCAACCTGCCCGTCAAGGGTGACCTGAGCGACCCGAAGTTCAGCATCGGCAGCATTGTCATGCAAGCCTTCCTGGGCCTCATCGTCAAGGCCATCGCCTCTCCCTTCTCCCTGCTGGCCAGCCTCGTCCCCGACGGCGGCGGCGAGGATTTGAACAGGCTCCCCTTCCCGCCAGGCCTGTCCGCGCCCGCGCCCGAAGCCCTGCAGAACATGCAGGCCCTGGCCGACATCCTGGCGCAGCGCCCGGGTATCAAGATCTCCATTCTCGGGCACTCGGATCCCGCCGCCGACAGACAGGCCCTGGCCAACCTGCAGTTCATGCGCAAGCTGCAGGTCATCAAATTCGATGATCTGCCCCGCAGGGAACGTGAAAAAACCAAGCTGGAGGAGATTGAGATCACGGATGAGGAATACCCGGAAATACTCTGGGAGGCCTACAAGGAAGAGCCCGTGGAAAAGGAAAAGGGCGCCTTCGGCATGCACAAGGAAGTCTCCCGCGAGGAGCAGGAAGCCAAGCTCAGGGAGCTGATCAGCATCACCGACGGCGATCTTGTGCGACTGGCCGCCACCCGGGCGGAGTTCGTAAAGAATCATCTCGTGCAGGAGCTTGGAGTGGATGCCGGACGTATCTTTCTGGGCAAGACCGGCCCCCAGGCCCTGTCCGGCGCGCATGAGGCGACGGTGGAAATTCAGCCATGAACCTGTTTGCGAACGAGATTTCAGCGCGGGATATAAAACGGCGTGAATCTCATCCTTCGAGAATGACCATGGCCACGGCGTTTTCGCGGCTGTGGGACAGGGTGATGTGCGCAGTCCGAACGCCCAGGGCCCGGCATCTGAGTTCGGCCTGGTTGTGAAAAAAAATCAACGGCTTGCCGAGCCCATCGGAACGAATCTCGATATCCTGGAACGTTATCCCGCCGCTGAACCCCGTGCCCAGCGCCTTGACCGCCGCCTCCTTGGCCGCGAAGCGGGAGGCCAGAAAAGGGATCGCCACGGAAGGAACCAGGGCCATCTCCACCGGAGTCAGAATTCTTGAGCTGAATTTGTCGCCGAATCGTGAATACGAACGCGCGATCCTCTCCAGCTCCGCAATGTCGACACCCACTCCGATAATCATATCCCGCACCATCCATGTTTGTCCCGTACCCCGGGACCGTTTGGCAAGGCCGTTCGCGCCGATTCTACACGCCGACGGCGTGGATTGCGGTTCCTGAAGACAAAGAAAGCATGCCCCCGTCCGGGAGTTATCCCTCTGGGCACAAGGAGCGCATCAAAACCAACGGGGTCATGTTTGTCAATTCAACACATCAACACATTCAATCTTGAAGGCCCGGTTGTGCGCCCCCCGATGGAACTTTCGCCGGAATTCTCCAGGCGAAAAAAGCACGGGAACGGCCACGACCCAGCGGACGGGCCGAAACACGAAACAGAGGCAACGTCATTGAATAGCGGAAGAACGAAACTCGAAGAGTCAGGGACTGCACTCGGACGAGGAGGCGCAAATCAGCTCAAGCCCGCCGGACACGATTGCGCGGTCAAAGCGCTCCACCAGCGACTTTCCGGCGGGAGTCCGGGGAAAACAGACATGCAACGAATGCACGGCCAGGATTTTTTCAGCGAAGACCAGCGGAGGCGGCCCGTGCGACGGTTCCATCTTGCCTGAAAGATGCCGGAACACGGCCCGGTCCATGACGGCCGCATCGATGCGTCCGGCCTCGATCATGCGCAGGGCCTGCTTATCGGAATTGCATTTTACGGGATACAGGATGCCCATGTCCACAAGACGGTCGAATTCCTCGGTGTTCACATATCCGTCCACGACGCCGAGCCTGTAGGCGGCCAGATCCTCCAGCCGGGTCCAGTCCAGCGTCACGCCACTTTTGTGCACCAACCCCACCACACTGCACCCCACTGGCTTCGAGAAGTAAAATTCCTCTTCCCTGGCCACCGACCGATATTCGGGAAAATAGCCCTGGGTATTCCCGGCACGAGCCTCCATGAGCACCCGCTTCCAGGGCAGGAAGGACAAGCGGGGCTCCAGCCCTGCTTCGGCGCAGATGCTGCGCACGCGGGCGCTGGTTGTTCCCTGCTCCAAAAGATCCCGGCCAACGAATGGGGGCCATTCAAGTGTGCTCAAATCGAGCGGCTCCGCGTGCGCGGAACACGCGAGAAAAAGAACCATGAGCGGCAACACGCCCGCCAAGCGCCACTTCATCGCGGCACCGAAACGTTTCCGGACGATTCCGCGCCATGCGCCATCTTCGATCGCTTCATGAATCCCGCTCCCTTTTCGTGCCTGCCCGGGGGCAGTGCCTACATGAACAAATCCGCAAGTCCTTTCGGGCCGATTCAAGCGTGATAAAGCCATAATTTTTTCAAAATGGCCACGAAATTCCAAAGCATATGCGCAAAAAGTACCTGTTACCGGAACGGAAAAAACCGGTAATGATGCGCCGTCATGACCTTAAGGG contains:
- a CDS encoding glycosyltransferase, whose translation is MIKIAYVVGGLPFGGVENWLFDVALRMKNSGTYSCKIFNVSGTGLKLPEFYAAGLDVINIGKKNSAASSHRLDTAFKLRKELKKYSPDIIHTMHNSGDYFGRISSVGLSKPVLTHIHNTKKEKKISRIFSNKILSFFTTAYISVSHAVDRIVDSDHNLFKRKKFVLHNGIDTSRLDFEPHDLHAMYGLSGKIIIGIGRYVEQKNFEGLIGALKILVDSGKDVSLVLVGEGSKRDLYESMISDMGLEGRVILTGYRTDVGAFLRGSDILAMPSLFEGFGNVHLEAMYCGIPAVVSRVVPSLEVCLEASLVCDFSGESIASQLSVLLDDPDLHQKLADAGRRIVDGYTIERCMDRLFSIYAKTLREYQA
- a CDS encoding DUF748 domain-containing protein is translated as MATIIESWKKLTWWQKSLFVTTVCVALYAAIGFLLLPRIASYVLAEKLSPALSRKVSVGEIRINPFAMTADISDFAISEKDGSGEFVAFDALHANLELSSIPRLALVVREARLDGPRIHIRLDQDGQTNFADLTDAPESTQPKDSSEPMLLPIIVEPFTLGNGTLVLEDQARGVTHVVDRIQFNLPQFSSRKKDWETFMTPTLSFRVNGAPFNLEGQTTPFSDSLKTDFDLNVIDLALPQYWVYAMARENLKLAGGFLNLESKLSFEQHEDTLPTFSLQGTITGRDIELTDDGEPVLSAARTEIVIDDISILNLKLGLHSVVLERPFARIVRKRDGSLNWMHYFVPDESREAHAAKNGTFPDAALAGNATVAMAEAENATHTASAGQTLIVEANNATAQEIPEIDNATVARRETAKTLLLQVPKIRLTDGRVLFLDETTSFTKDIESLDLTITDLDTSLNATSVAGLRMRTADGESIDSNATFSVLPFRVQARIEARELDIPSYEPYFRDALPLTLANARADADVRFAIDGEDKAPRLEDSSLEIRDLSLKAAEGAGEIRLGRAALDKIFLDMASRDVRTGVFTLEGGTVSTALDKEGRARLIAALQGAPAKKAQGATPKSDSKATAWAIAMDGASVTGLDLTTPDKDAPTPIKVESLQVGPVDIDTGARSVGIGPVEIGLEVALLRQENGDINLAKLFAPAQNGAPKAAAPARTSAPAWAVTVEQFSLAGTRVSLTDKTLAKPVRLDMDRIAFVAKKPSTDLGRSVPVTLSCRVEETGTIKASGEIVPATMTTRGTLDLSGIPLSLASAYVADVAAIDIPAGRLGGKLEWLMGGKTGDRISGSLRVSGLRVTEGRSRTELFGFKTLDVSRLNLQLSPLALNIASVDLTEPRGGFVIDAQGKTSLDRIAPTTRKKAPAKPASKSEGLTALEIGTVNIKQGRFSFADKSLSPQFESVISPLDLTVTGFSLDPAKRTQLDLTAIIDGSAPITAKGWVSPLKTPVEANSTVTLRNLDLVGLSSYSSKFIAYPVTRGQLDWEMNVRTEASKLAMGNAIKARQLELGDKVESPDAADVPIKLGLALLRDMSGNITINLPVKGDLSDPKFSIGSIVMQAFLGLIVKAIASPFSLLASLVPDGGGEDLNRLPFPPGLSAPAPEALQNMQALADILAQRPGIKISILGHSDPAADRQALANLQFMRKLQVIKFDDLPRREREKTKLEEIEITDEEYPEILWEAYKEEPVEKEKGAFGMHKEVSREEQEAKLRELISITDGDLVRLAATRAEFVKNHLVQELGVDAGRIFLGKTGPQALSGAHEATVEIQP
- a CDS encoding substrate-binding periplasmic protein, whose translation is MKWRLAGVLPLMVLFLACSAHAEPLDLSTLEWPPFVGRDLLEQGTTSARVRSICAEAGLEPRLSFLPWKRVLMEARAGNTQGYFPEYRSVAREEEFYFSKPVGCSVVGLVHKSGVTLDWTRLEDLAAYRLGVVDGYVNTEEFDRLVDMGILYPVKCNSDKQALRMIEAGRIDAAVMDRAVFRHLSGKMEPSHGPPPLVFAEKILAVHSLHVCFPRTPAGKSLVERFDRAIVSGGLELICASSSECSP
- a CDS encoding holo-[acyl-carrier-protein] synthase yields the protein MIIGVGVDIAELERIARSYSRFGDKFSSRILTPVEMALVPSVAIPFLASRFAAKEAAVKALGTGFSGGITFQDIEIRSDGLGKPLIFFHNQAELRCRALGVRTAHITLSHSRENAVAMVILEG